The proteins below come from a single Isoptericola dokdonensis DS-3 genomic window:
- a CDS encoding carbohydrate ABC transporter permease: MAAPPSPPTTTSSSPRPATRRDQRSRLPYVLLLGATAVVLLALGYPLVRQFVLAFQDYGLEQQFGAPAEFVGLDNFSTVLADPYTWEVFARSIVFCLVTAAVTIVVGVFVAVVMMRMSGWARFLLQTVLLLVWAVPIVSSLTVWQLLFDTRFGVVNWTLERVVPWWPEDYNWLGQATGMLTIASIIIIWMSVPLVAFMAYAGLSQVPEEIHEAAELDGAGVWARFFRVTVPVVAPVLLLIGLLQIIWDLRVFTQIKILQDAGAPLDDTDVLGTYIFRLGIGQGEFGMAAATATIVLGLTVVVTLPYVHQLFKNDREVSS, encoded by the coding sequence CAGCGCTCGCGCCTGCCCTACGTGCTGCTCCTCGGGGCGACCGCCGTCGTGCTGCTCGCCCTCGGCTACCCGCTCGTGCGCCAGTTCGTGCTCGCCTTCCAGGACTACGGGCTGGAGCAGCAGTTCGGCGCCCCCGCCGAGTTCGTGGGGCTGGACAACTTCTCGACCGTGCTCGCCGACCCGTACACCTGGGAGGTCTTCGCCCGCTCGATCGTCTTCTGTCTCGTCACGGCCGCCGTGACGATCGTGGTCGGCGTGTTCGTCGCGGTCGTCATGATGCGCATGTCGGGCTGGGCCCGGTTCCTGCTCCAGACCGTGCTGCTGCTCGTGTGGGCCGTGCCGATCGTGTCCTCCCTGACCGTGTGGCAGCTCCTCTTCGACACCCGGTTCGGGGTGGTCAACTGGACGCTGGAGCGGGTCGTGCCCTGGTGGCCCGAGGACTACAACTGGCTCGGCCAGGCGACGGGCATGCTCACCATCGCGTCGATCATCATCATCTGGATGTCGGTGCCGCTGGTCGCCTTCATGGCGTACGCCGGCCTGAGCCAGGTCCCCGAGGAGATCCACGAGGCGGCCGAGCTCGACGGCGCCGGGGTCTGGGCGCGCTTCTTCCGGGTCACGGTGCCCGTGGTCGCCCCGGTGCTGCTGCTCATCGGCCTGCTGCAGATCATCTGGGACCTGCGGGTCTTCACGCAGATCAAGATCCTGCAGGACGCCGGGGCTCCGCTCGACGACACCGACGTGCTGGGCACCTACATCTTCCGGCTCGGCATCGGGCAGGGCGAGTTCGGCATGGCCGCGGCGACCGCCACGATCGTGCTGGGCCTGACCGTCGTCGTGACCCTGCCGTACGTCCACCAGCTCTTCAAGAACGACCGGGAGGTCTCGTCATGA
- a CDS encoding carbohydrate ABC transporter permease → MTAVTQAPAPAEAPPSVPPPRRRRPRGARVRRAADVFAVVTALVWFFPLYWMISSALLPNAEFRSSTPTFVNTHPTTEHFAGVLGDDRFWSAMTVSLQVTGVAVLVAVSVAFLAAVAISRFRFRGRKAVIACILVIQMIPAEALFISQYKMLDGWDLLNSVVGLSILYVGLIVPFNIWILKGFVDGVPVELEHAAMIDGCTRVGSFVRITLPLLGPGLVTGAIFATITAWNEYTLALVVMSDGNQTLPLWLQYFSGANQATNWGGIMAGSLLIALPVIALFMTVQTRMAAGLTAGAVKG, encoded by the coding sequence ATGACCGCCGTCACGCAGGCCCCGGCGCCGGCCGAGGCGCCCCCGAGCGTCCCGCCGCCGCGCCGTCGCCGCCCCCGCGGGGCGCGGGTGCGGCGGGCGGCCGACGTCTTCGCCGTCGTCACCGCACTCGTGTGGTTCTTCCCCCTGTACTGGATGATCAGCTCCGCGCTGCTGCCGAACGCGGAGTTCCGGTCGTCCACCCCGACGTTCGTCAACACCCACCCGACGACCGAGCACTTCGCGGGCGTCCTCGGCGACGACCGCTTCTGGTCGGCGATGACCGTCAGCCTGCAGGTCACCGGCGTCGCGGTCCTGGTCGCGGTGTCCGTGGCGTTCCTCGCGGCCGTGGCGATCTCCAGGTTCCGCTTCCGGGGACGCAAGGCCGTCATCGCCTGCATCCTCGTCATCCAGATGATCCCCGCCGAGGCGCTGTTCATCTCCCAGTACAAGATGCTCGACGGCTGGGACCTGCTCAACAGCGTCGTCGGCCTGTCGATCCTGTACGTGGGCCTCATCGTCCCGTTCAACATCTGGATCCTCAAGGGGTTCGTCGACGGCGTCCCGGTGGAGCTGGAGCACGCGGCGATGATCGACGGCTGCACGCGCGTCGGCTCGTTCGTGCGGATCACGCTCCCGCTGCTCGGCCCGGGCCTGGTGACCGGCGCGATCTTCGCCACCATCACCGCCTGGAACGAGTACACGCTGGCGCTGGTGGTCATGAGCGACGGCAACCAGACGCTGCCCCTGTGGTTGCAGTACTTCTCGGGCGCGAACCAGGCGACCAACTGGGGCGGCATCATGGCGGGGTCCTTGCTCATCGCGCTGCCCGTGATCGCGCTGTTCATGACCGTGCAGACGCGCATGGCCGCCGGGCTCACCGCGGGGGCGGTCAAGGGCTGA